A stretch of Mesorhizobium sp. M2A.F.Ca.ET.046.03.2.1 DNA encodes these proteins:
- a CDS encoding winged helix-turn-helix domain-containing tetratricopeptide repeat protein: MVAPPFVFGPFVFAPALGELRRDGKPIALGQKGAALLEALLKAEGGVVSRQELMDSVWPGMAVEEGNLSVQIATLRKLLGVDPDGREWIATVPRIGYRMLTSRRGEDMVALPAQPALAVLPFEGLGGDSEPDWFADGVVDDIITALSRFKSFAVIARNSSFVYKGRAVDVRQVAKELDVRYVLQGSVRRSGDRLRITAQLIQGSTGAHLWAQNLDGALDNVFDFQDRITEAVATVVGPEIEWAEIERSRRERPGSIAAYDVYLQARAKILSESKRGNAEAYALLTQGLALEPDNPQFLAHAAWALEHRITMGWPPFGPDDRERCADFARRGLEHAAGDAIVMTHCAMALLQVVRDYDWGMAVLQSAVDANPNNLTVVTSAGVGHLHCGSVEDALACFHRANRLMPRDQIAHIALCGIAHAHVILGNYEEALASASRALARNPNFDATLWMLAAASAYLGRMDEARRFVEALSKLSPGVTIATIRAGQPAMIPERIGVVLEGLRLAGLEEG; the protein is encoded by the coding sequence ATGGTCGCGCCGCCTTTCGTTTTCGGACCGTTTGTCTTCGCCCCCGCCCTTGGAGAGCTGCGGCGGGACGGCAAACCGATCGCGCTCGGTCAAAAAGGCGCTGCGCTCCTCGAGGCGCTGCTCAAGGCTGAGGGCGGTGTCGTCAGCAGGCAAGAATTGATGGATAGCGTGTGGCCTGGCATGGCGGTGGAGGAGGGAAACCTCTCCGTCCAGATCGCCACCCTGCGTAAGCTGCTTGGAGTCGACCCGGACGGCCGCGAGTGGATCGCGACTGTACCGCGGATCGGCTACCGCATGCTGACTTCGAGGCGTGGCGAGGACATGGTTGCGCTTCCCGCACAGCCGGCACTTGCCGTGCTGCCCTTCGAGGGCCTTGGTGGCGATTCCGAGCCGGACTGGTTCGCCGACGGCGTGGTCGACGACATCATCACCGCGCTCAGCCGTTTCAAGAGTTTCGCGGTGATCGCCCGTAACTCCTCGTTCGTCTACAAGGGCCGGGCCGTAGACGTGCGGCAAGTGGCGAAGGAACTCGATGTCCGCTACGTCCTCCAGGGCAGCGTGCGGCGTTCGGGCGACCGGCTCAGAATCACGGCCCAATTAATCCAAGGGAGCACCGGCGCGCATCTGTGGGCGCAGAACCTCGATGGCGCCCTCGACAACGTGTTCGATTTCCAGGACAGGATCACAGAAGCGGTCGCAACCGTGGTCGGGCCGGAGATCGAATGGGCCGAGATCGAACGTTCGCGGCGGGAGCGGCCCGGAAGCATCGCCGCCTATGACGTCTATCTTCAGGCACGGGCCAAGATCCTGTCGGAATCCAAACGGGGGAATGCAGAAGCCTATGCCCTTCTGACACAGGGCCTCGCACTTGAGCCGGACAATCCCCAATTCCTGGCTCACGCAGCCTGGGCGCTAGAACACCGCATAACGATGGGCTGGCCGCCGTTCGGGCCCGACGACAGGGAAAGATGCGCAGACTTCGCCCGGCGCGGGCTGGAACATGCGGCCGGCGATGCGATAGTGATGACGCATTGCGCCATGGCGCTGCTTCAGGTCGTCAGAGACTACGACTGGGGCATGGCCGTCCTTCAATCCGCGGTTGACGCCAACCCCAACAACCTGACGGTCGTCACTTCGGCGGGCGTGGGTCATCTCCATTGCGGGAGCGTCGAGGACGCGCTTGCCTGTTTCCACCGAGCGAACCGGCTGATGCCTCGCGATCAAATTGCGCATATAGCGCTCTGCGGAATTGCCCATGCGCATGTCATTCTCGGTAACTATGAAGAAGCGCTGGCGTCGGCTTCCCGTGCGCTGGCCCGCAATCCGAACTTCGACGCCACGCTCTGGATGTTGGCCGCTGCCAGCGCCTATCTCGGGCGCATGGACGAGGCCCGCCGATTTGTCGAGGCGCTGAGCAAGCTCTCTCCAGGCGTTACGATCGCGACGATCAGAGCGGGCCAGCCTGCCATGATCCCGGAGCGGATCGGCGTCGTGCTTGAAGGGCTGCGGCTGGCCGGCCTTGAAGAGGGATAA